In a single window of the Methanofollis ethanolicus genome:
- a CDS encoding ferritin family protein, producing MPEFGNPFSGTAYGRKMTDAELVRAVRFMVAAEYEATQLYQQLAESTDNTLAQAVLLDIAEEEIVHAGEFLRLLKELSPEEEGYYAKGTKEVEEMIEKIRK from the coding sequence ATGCCGGAATTTGGTAACCCGTTTTCAGGCACCGCATACGGCCGGAAGATGACCGATGCAGAACTCGTCCGCGCGGTCCGCTTCATGGTCGCGGCAGAGTACGAGGCGACGCAACTCTACCAGCAGCTTGCAGAGTCCACGGACAACACACTCGCACAGGCGGTCCTCCTCGACATCGCCGAGGAGGAGATCGTCCATGCGGGAGAGTTTCTCCGTCTCCTGAAGGAACTCTCGCCCGAGGAGGAGGGGTATTACGCAAAAGGGACAAAAGAGGTCGAGGAGATGATCGAGAAGATCAGGAAATGA
- a CDS encoding peptidylprolyl isomerase, which produces MVDHPDGAKVVLHTTAGDITIQLYGDMPVTAGNFEKLVKEGFYDGVIFHRVIPNFMIQGGDPTGTGMGGPGYTIPDEFTPSNKNARGTISMANAGPNTGGSQFFINLVDNNYLDRMHPVFGKVIEGMEVVDAIGNGRTDRQDRPTPEVRITKAEVL; this is translated from the coding sequence ATGGTTGACCATCCAGACGGAGCGAAGGTCGTCCTCCACACGACGGCGGGCGACATCACCATCCAACTCTACGGCGACATGCCGGTCACCGCCGGCAACTTTGAAAAACTGGTGAAGGAAGGGTTCTACGACGGCGTCATCTTCCACCGCGTCATCCCCAACTTCATGATCCAGGGCGGCGACCCGACAGGCACCGGCATGGGCGGGCCGGGCTACACGATCCCCGACGAGTTCACGCCCTCGAACAAAAACGCCCGCGGCACCATCTCGATGGCGAATGCCGGCCCGAACACCGGGGGAAGCCAGTTCTTCATCAACCTGGTGGACAACAACTACCTCGACCGCATGCACCCGGTCTTCGGCAAGGTTATTGAGGGAATGGAGGTCGTCGACGCCATCGGCAATGGGAGGACCGACCGGCAGGACCGGCCCACCCCTGAGGTCAGGATCACGAAGGCAGAGGTCCTCTAA
- a CDS encoding SET domain-containing protein has protein sequence MADAEAEEGASTSSIVSSVRLHDSAEGADIEGQIHPPDIVVGETAGRGRGVFAARDFLPGEVIEVCPVIVSAGAGDEGLIERTNFFNYYFGWGEDERACAIALGYGSLYNHSYHPNADHRRDFEGGTITVAACRRIRAGEEITINYTGPVDCRDPVWFDVVGEE, from the coding sequence ATGGCAGATGCAGAGGCAGAAGAGGGCGCATCCACCTCTTCTATAGTGTCGTCGGTGAGACTGCATGATAGCGCCGAAGGCGCGGATATCGAAGGACAGATCCACCCCCCCGATATCGTCGTCGGAGAGACGGCAGGGCGGGGCCGCGGCGTCTTCGCCGCCAGGGACTTCCTCCCCGGCGAGGTGATCGAGGTCTGCCCGGTGATCGTCTCGGCAGGCGCGGGGGACGAGGGCCTCATCGAGCGGACGAACTTCTTCAACTACTACTTCGGGTGGGGAGAGGATGAGAGGGCCTGCGCGATCGCCCTCGGCTACGGCTCGCTGTACAACCACTCATACCACCCGAACGCCGACCACCGCCGGGACTTCGAGGGCGGCACGATCACGGTCGCGGCCTGCCGGCGCATCAGGGCGGGCGAGGAGATCACCATCAATTATACCGGTCCGGTGGACTGCCGGGACCCGGTCTGGTTCGACGTCGTGGGAGAAGAATAG
- the mutS gene encoding DNA mismatch repair protein MutS — MTEEKMTPAMRQFYAMKEEHPDCVIFFRMGDFYETFGHDAEIVSRELDIVLTSRGKDREGEKMPLAGVPYHAADTYVSRLVAKGYRVAVCEQLEDPKKAKGIVKRGVVRVITPGTVIDASMIASPGARYLMSLCPDGADFGIAFLDISTGEFFVEECGDGGEVVSEVERYRPQECIVPGPLPCGLGERFSAQGVLVTPYEEGAFSGVRARQVLLDRFGTVSLEGFGCEGMEAAVRAAGAALRYATETQFSDLSHITGLSVRSTAERMSLDAITLRNLEITETIRGEGKEGTLLHVLDRTRTSMGSRTIRAYLVNPLLDRAGIDARLDAVEYFVGNTPARETFQDLLRGCADIERIAGRIAYGNATPRDLVTLRASFETVPEIREALQGDLPARVREAVDQISDFPAVRDLVSRAVVDDPPANLKGGGVIREGYSPELDELKGLSGSGKDWIAEYQQKERERTGIKSLKVRYNRVFGYYIEVTKPNLALVPDDYDRKQTTANGERFTTPDLREKEMLITNAEERLLSLEAELFADLVATLAASVPGFQETARAIGVLDVYAALAAVAQRNDYTRPVLDDSVRTAVRAGRHPVVEEMVPGSFVPNDTLLDGGGDQVLIITGANMAGKSTYMRAVALIQVMAQIGSFVPAAHASLGIVDRVFTRVGASDDLSSGRSTFMVEMQELANILNNVTERSLVVLDEIGRGTSTIDGYSIARAVIEFLHGTGKTGPRTLFATHFHQLIDVEADLKRVKNYHFAVKETAGEIVFLRTIIPGATDRSYGIHVARLAGVPRAVTQRAEKILKATEEEVASGGPRQRKFTQMLLFPSSEARADPDPAVEALKKIDPDALTPREALDALYELKALAGKEGSP, encoded by the coding sequence ATGACCGAGGAGAAGATGACCCCTGCCATGCGGCAGTTCTATGCGATGAAGGAGGAACATCCTGACTGTGTCATTTTTTTCCGCATGGGGGACTTTTACGAGACATTCGGTCATGACGCCGAGATCGTCTCCCGCGAACTCGACATCGTGCTCACCTCGCGGGGCAAGGACAGAGAGGGGGAGAAGATGCCCCTCGCCGGCGTGCCCTATCATGCGGCAGACACCTACGTCTCCCGCCTCGTTGCGAAGGGCTACAGGGTTGCCGTCTGCGAGCAACTCGAAGACCCGAAGAAGGCGAAGGGGATCGTGAAGAGGGGTGTCGTCCGGGTGATCACCCCCGGCACAGTCATCGACGCCTCCATGATCGCCTCGCCGGGGGCGCGGTACCTGATGTCCCTCTGCCCGGACGGTGCGGATTTCGGCATCGCCTTCCTGGACATCTCCACAGGCGAGTTCTTCGTCGAGGAGTGCGGGGACGGTGGCGAGGTCGTCTCCGAGGTGGAGAGGTACAGGCCGCAGGAGTGCATCGTCCCCGGCCCCCTCCCCTGCGGCCTCGGCGAGCGTTTCTCCGCGCAGGGCGTCCTGGTCACCCCCTACGAGGAGGGGGCGTTCTCGGGTGTGCGGGCGCGGCAGGTGCTCCTCGACCGCTTCGGCACCGTCTCTCTCGAAGGTTTCGGGTGCGAGGGGATGGAGGCCGCGGTGCGGGCCGCCGGCGCCGCCCTCAGGTACGCCACCGAGACGCAGTTCTCCGACCTCTCCCATATCACCGGCCTCTCGGTGCGGTCCACCGCCGAGAGGATGTCCCTGGATGCGATCACCCTCAGGAACCTGGAGATCACCGAGACGATCCGGGGCGAGGGGAAGGAGGGGACGCTCCTCCATGTCCTGGACAGGACGCGGACCTCGATGGGGAGCAGGACGATCCGGGCGTACCTGGTCAACCCCCTCCTCGACAGGGCCGGGATCGACGCACGCCTCGACGCCGTCGAGTATTTCGTCGGGAACACCCCGGCACGGGAGACCTTCCAGGACCTCCTCCGCGGCTGTGCCGACATCGAGAGGATCGCGGGCAGGATCGCCTACGGCAATGCCACGCCCCGCGACCTCGTCACCCTCAGGGCGTCCTTCGAGACCGTGCCCGAGATAAGGGAGGCCCTGCAGGGCGACCTGCCGGCGCGGGTCAGGGAGGCGGTCGACCAGATCTCCGACTTCCCCGCGGTCAGGGACCTCGTCTCCCGCGCGGTCGTCGACGACCCGCCGGCGAACCTCAAGGGCGGCGGCGTGATCAGGGAGGGCTACAGCCCCGAACTCGACGAACTGAAGGGTCTCTCCGGGTCGGGGAAGGACTGGATCGCGGAGTACCAGCAGAAGGAGAGGGAGAGGACAGGGATCAAGTCCCTGAAGGTGCGCTACAACCGGGTCTTCGGCTACTATATCGAGGTGACGAAGCCGAACCTGGCCCTCGTGCCCGACGACTATGACCGGAAGCAGACGACCGCAAATGGCGAGAGGTTCACCACCCCGGACCTGCGGGAGAAGGAGATGCTCATCACCAATGCCGAGGAGCGCCTCCTCTCCCTGGAGGCTGAACTCTTCGCGGACCTCGTCGCCACCCTCGCCGCCTCCGTCCCCGGATTTCAGGAGACCGCCCGGGCGATCGGCGTCCTCGACGTCTATGCGGCCCTCGCCGCGGTCGCACAGAGGAACGACTACACGCGGCCGGTTCTCGACGACTCTGTCAGGACCGCGGTCCGGGCCGGGCGCCACCCTGTCGTCGAGGAGATGGTGCCGGGCTCATTTGTCCCGAACGACACCCTCCTCGACGGCGGCGGCGACCAGGTCCTCATCATCACCGGCGCGAACATGGCCGGCAAATCGACGTACATGCGTGCCGTCGCCCTCATCCAGGTGATGGCCCAGATCGGGAGTTTCGTCCCGGCCGCCCACGCCTCCCTCGGCATCGTCGACAGGGTCTTCACCCGCGTCGGGGCCTCCGACGACCTGTCGAGCGGGCGGAGCACCTTCATGGTCGAGATGCAGGAACTCGCGAACATCCTGAACAATGTCACCGAAAGGAGCCTCGTCGTGCTGGACGAGATCGGGCGGGGGACGAGCACCATCGACGGCTACTCCATCGCAAGGGCCGTCATCGAGTTCCTCCACGGCACGGGAAAGACCGGGCCGCGGACCCTCTTCGCCACCCACTTCCACCAGCTCATCGACGTGGAGGCCGACCTGAAGAGGGTGAAGAACTACCACTTTGCGGTGAAGGAGACGGCCGGGGAGATCGTCTTCCTGCGGACGATCATCCCGGGCGCCACAGACAGGAGTTACGGCATCCATGTGGCGCGGCTTGCCGGCGTGCCGCGGGCGGTGACGCAGAGGGCCGAGAAGATCCTGAAGGCGACCGAGGAGGAGGTCGCGTCGGGCGGGCCGAGACAGAGGAAGTTCACCCAGATGCTCCTCTTCCCGTCCTCTGAGGCGCGGGCGGATCCCGACCCTGCGGTGGAGGCCCTGAAGAAGATCGACCCCGACGCCCTGACGCCCCGGGAGGCCCTCGACGCACTCTATGAACTGAAGGCTCTCGCCGGGAAGGAGGGGTCGCCATGA
- the phoU gene encoding phosphate signaling complex protein PhoU, which translates to MSEKFHDELKALRGEFIEYGEFAADMLKDAFRALKDGDTDLAESVLQRKTHLAELSDHFDERLLTLIALYQPMAKDLRVIACTLKMNDALFRIGRYGKDIAMLVPEFAASGHLGRMLNLPYMAEMVFSMVDDTLRAYEQRDIAPIATFSERDDCVDDLRYSVFREGVTYMMENPKNIERCMDYVMVARYLERCGDHCCTMAEKVHYMVTGERIEIR; encoded by the coding sequence ATGAGCGAGAAGTTTCATGACGAACTGAAGGCCCTGAGAGGGGAGTTCATCGAATACGGAGAGTTTGCAGCGGACATGCTGAAGGACGCCTTCAGGGCGCTGAAGGACGGGGACACGGACCTTGCAGAGTCGGTTCTCCAGCGAAAAACACACCTTGCAGAACTCTCCGACCATTTCGACGAGCGCCTGCTCACTCTCATCGCCCTGTATCAACCGATGGCGAAAGATCTCCGGGTGATCGCCTGCACTCTCAAGATGAACGATGCCCTCTTTCGCATCGGGCGGTACGGCAAGGACATCGCCATGCTCGTCCCCGAGTTCGCCGCATCCGGCCACCTCGGGCGGATGCTCAACCTCCCGTACATGGCGGAGATGGTCTTTTCGATGGTCGACGATACCCTCCGCGCCTATGAACAGAGGGACATCGCACCCATCGCCACCTTCTCCGAGAGGGACGACTGCGTGGACGACCTCAGGTACTCGGTCTTCAGGGAGGGGGTTACCTACATGATGGAGAACCCGAAGAACATCGAGCGGTGCATGGACTATGTGATGGTGGCACGGTATCTCGAAAGGTGCGGCGACCACTGCTGCACGATGGCCGAGAAGGTCCATTACATGGTCACGGGGGAGAGGATTGAGATCCGGTGA
- a CDS encoding class I SAM-dependent methyltransferase, with amino-acid sequence MAYNIDWNAVWKELYNENAACQGSRECASTWTSREKARAFLAQLREKPERTRHIIDSFPIEAGSTVLDIGAGPGTLAVPLACRVAHVTAVEPSAGMADVMAGYAAEEGVSNLEIVRKRWEEIDPSVDLRGRYDIVVASYSLGMPDIRAAIEAMCEASSRWVYLFWFAGPTAWEQVMVDLWPALHGKEFCFGPKADVLFNVLYSMGIYPNVETIRREHARKFPDFEAAVAEFGDQCQITSPDQEEILREYLSATLSKNGDGFLQAGMMTRVKFWWEVDGCR; translated from the coding sequence ATGGCATACAACATAGACTGGAACGCCGTCTGGAAGGAATTGTACAATGAGAATGCGGCGTGCCAGGGGAGCAGGGAGTGCGCCTCCACATGGACTTCGCGCGAGAAAGCTCGAGCATTTCTCGCTCAACTGCGGGAGAAACCCGAGCGGACCCGCCACATCATCGACAGCTTTCCGATCGAGGCCGGATCGACGGTGCTGGACATCGGCGCCGGACCCGGCACGCTCGCCGTTCCCCTTGCGTGCCGCGTCGCCCATGTGACCGCCGTCGAACCCTCGGCGGGAATGGCCGATGTGATGGCCGGATACGCTGCAGAAGAGGGTGTGTCGAACCTTGAGATCGTGCGGAAACGCTGGGAGGAGATCGATCCCTCTGTCGATCTCAGGGGGAGGTACGACATTGTCGTCGCCTCGTACTCGCTCGGGATGCCGGATATCCGGGCCGCGATCGAGGCGATGTGCGAAGCGTCCTCGCGATGGGTCTACCTCTTCTGGTTTGCCGGGCCGACGGCCTGGGAGCAGGTGATGGTCGACCTCTGGCCGGCGCTGCACGGAAAGGAGTTCTGCTTTGGCCCCAAGGCCGATGTCCTCTTCAATGTCCTCTATTCAATGGGGATCTACCCGAACGTCGAGACGATACGGAGGGAGCATGCCCGCAAGTTTCCGGATTTCGAAGCAGCAGTTGCCGAGTTCGGGGATCAGTGCCAGATAACGTCTCCGGATCAGGAGGAGATCCTCAGGGAGTACCTCTCCGCGACCCTCTCGAAAAACGGGGACGGCTTCCTGCAGGCGGGGATGATGACGCGGGTGAAATTCTGGTGGGAAGTGGACGGGTGCCGGTGA
- a CDS encoding SAM-dependent methyltransferase, translated as MEYFDLISISTSGLAIMNPTTPEKVVRAGEVAGLSADDRVVEFGCGYGTILALWGKRFGIAGRGLDIREDACRRAAALLAKEGLSPRIGIDRADVLDETPDRQYDCAACIGSSHIWGGFAGAIEAMSAWLEPDGRIVIGERYWVRDNVPPEFAREWRDVLTEYEIFQAARDAGFDVASIFRASPDDWDAYESGNWQGLLAWLRDNPDDTDADEVREYLYRIQDEYAAYGREYMGFAVYVLVPS; from the coding sequence GTGGAATATTTTGATCTCATCTCGATCTCGACGAGCGGCCTGGCCATCATGAACCCCACGACACCGGAAAAGGTGGTCCGTGCCGGTGAGGTGGCCGGCCTCTCTGCCGATGACCGGGTTGTGGAATTCGGTTGCGGGTACGGGACGATCCTCGCCCTCTGGGGGAAGAGGTTCGGGATCGCCGGACGCGGCCTCGACATCAGGGAAGACGCCTGCCGGCGGGCCGCGGCCCTCCTCGCAAAGGAGGGCCTCTCCCCGCGGATCGGGATCGACCGTGCCGACGTCCTGGACGAGACGCCCGACCGCCAGTACGACTGTGCGGCCTGCATCGGTTCCTCCCACATCTGGGGCGGTTTTGCCGGTGCAATCGAGGCGATGAGCGCATGGCTCGAGCCCGACGGCAGGATCGTCATCGGCGAGCGGTACTGGGTGCGGGACAACGTCCCGCCCGAGTTTGCCCGGGAGTGGCGCGACGTCCTCACTGAGTACGAGATCTTTCAGGCGGCACGGGACGCGGGCTTCGATGTCGCGTCCATCTTCCGGGCGTCGCCAGACGACTGGGACGCCTACGAGTCGGGAAACTGGCAGGGACTCCTTGCCTGGCTGCGCGACAACCCCGACGACACGGACGCCGACGAAGTGCGCGAGTACCTCTACCGTATCCAGGACGAGTACGCCGCCTACGGGCGGGAGTACATGGGTTTTGCCGTCTATGTCCTCGTCCCGTCCTGA
- a CDS encoding HEAT repeat domain-containing protein, with product MAGKEERRAAEHEEMVAAFLKNLAHERPEYRWGAADALGRLGDPDPRVRKKAAWALGQLGDMRGQRPLLAAMRDGDEDVREIAEEAYEILKRKVFGGG from the coding sequence ATGGCAGGGAAGGAGGAGAGGCGGGCCGCGGAGCACGAGGAAATGGTCGCCGCGTTCCTGAAAAACCTCGCCCACGAGAGGCCGGAATACCGCTGGGGAGCGGCGGACGCCCTCGGGAGGCTCGGCGACCCCGACCCGCGGGTGCGGAAGAAGGCGGCATGGGCCCTCGGGCAACTCGGGGACATGCGGGGGCAGAGGCCCCTCCTTGCGGCGATGCGGGACGGCGACGAGGACGTCAGGGAGATCGCGGAGGAGGCGTATGAGATATTGAAGAGGAAGGTCTTCGGCGGGGGGTGA
- the pstB gene encoding phosphate ABC transporter ATP-binding protein PstB codes for MTETAILSARHLNLYYGESHALKEITIDIAPNRVTALIGPSGCGKSSLLRCFNRMNDLVENVRTEGEILFAGEDISVPTADVVAIRKRIGMVFQKPNPFPKSIYENVAYGPRVHGIRDTKALDAIVEKSLRDAALWEEVKDRLHSSALGLSGGQQQRLCIARTLAVEPEVILMDEPCSALDPIATAKIEALIEDLKTRYTVIIVTHSMQQAARASDFTGFMYLGELVEFGETTQIFEAPKNRLTENYVTGRFG; via the coding sequence ATGACAGAGACTGCAATCCTCTCGGCCAGACATCTCAACCTCTACTACGGGGAGAGTCATGCCCTGAAAGAGATCACGATCGATATCGCACCGAACAGGGTGACAGCCCTCATCGGCCCGTCGGGGTGCGGGAAGTCTTCCCTCCTCCGCTGTTTCAACCGGATGAACGACCTGGTCGAGAATGTCAGGACCGAGGGGGAGATCCTCTTCGCAGGCGAGGATATCTCCGTCCCTACGGCCGACGTCGTCGCGATCAGGAAGAGGATCGGGATGGTCTTCCAGAAACCGAACCCCTTCCCGAAGTCGATCTACGAAAATGTCGCATATGGCCCGAGGGTCCACGGCATCAGGGACACGAAGGCCCTCGACGCGATCGTGGAGAAGAGTCTGCGCGACGCCGCCCTCTGGGAGGAGGTGAAGGACCGCCTCCACTCCTCGGCCCTCGGCCTCTCCGGGGGGCAGCAACAGCGCCTCTGCATCGCCCGCACCCTTGCGGTCGAGCCCGAGGTGATCCTGATGGACGAACCCTGCTCGGCCCTCGACCCGATCGCCACGGCAAAGATTGAGGCCCTGATCGAGGATTTAAAGACGCGCTACACCGTGATCATCGTCACGCACAGCATGCAGCAGGCGGCGCGAGCAAGCGACTTCACCGGATTTATGTACCTCGGCGAACTCGTGGAGTTCGGCGAGACGACCCAGATCTTCGAGGCCCCGAAGAACAGACTGACAGAGAACTATGTGACCGGCCGTTTCGGATAG
- a CDS encoding MBL fold metallo-hydrolase, giving the protein MEAQKEKISFVARMLDRPGALHRAAGIIMRHGGNINRIQYSRCIDPSTVFLEVTAYPGAHVAIRNELAAIGYLQTHLPGLSFLRIHVTLPHVPGALSAFLDLTTTVGANIAHVDFDDTGSHPDRLTLALSLEESGKVDALLNSLKSHYPIEILEYDQTGDTLDETVFYIWFAQRLRRLTGQAGDDFLLRLLGDMNHIAQDLAARGADPRQVFASVLQTGESLNRTCGEGFYADVQRVRVTQDMELFCFQLPGGGSIYVFETPDETMMVDTGYGIYYPDVLAMFRHYGIGDGTKLTRVVITHADADHCGAGGFYDAPAYMHPGTLAEIETSDRAYGSPAEGSVLETVYTTMINLFSRFSPPKNFTLFGGPTGEVRGIFPVLDRFTFGGRTFEVLESLGGHVHGLVYLFCPEEGILLTSDTVINFGSLTEARKVYNSLADFLVTSVNVDSGRAREERHALLDLAAAVDRDLTAQGKRCIICGGHGAVSVLANGKLQVFGEVEHYTPTGKKGDETVIS; this is encoded by the coding sequence ATGGAGGCCCAGAAAGAGAAGATCTCCTTCGTCGCCCGCATGCTCGACCGCCCCGGCGCCCTTCACCGGGCGGCCGGGATCATCATGCGGCACGGCGGGAACATCAACCGCATCCAGTACAGCAGGTGTATCGACCCGTCCACCGTTTTTCTTGAGGTAACGGCATATCCCGGGGCGCATGTCGCCATCAGGAACGAACTCGCCGCCATCGGCTATCTCCAGACCCATCTACCGGGCTTGAGTTTCCTGCGAATCCACGTCACCCTTCCCCATGTCCCCGGCGCACTCTCCGCGTTCCTTGACCTGACGACGACCGTCGGCGCCAATATCGCGCACGTCGACTTCGACGACACGGGGAGTCATCCCGACCGCCTGACCCTCGCCCTCAGCCTGGAGGAGAGCGGGAAGGTCGACGCCCTCCTCAACAGCCTGAAGTCGCACTACCCGATCGAGATCCTGGAATACGACCAGACCGGCGACACCCTCGACGAGACCGTCTTCTACATCTGGTTCGCCCAGCGTCTGCGGCGGCTGACCGGTCAGGCCGGGGACGACTTCCTCCTCCGCCTCCTCGGCGACATGAACCACATCGCCCAGGACCTCGCCGCCCGCGGCGCCGACCCGCGTCAGGTCTTCGCGAGCGTTCTCCAGACCGGCGAGAGCCTGAACCGGACCTGCGGCGAGGGCTTCTACGCCGACGTCCAGCGGGTCAGGGTGACCCAGGATATGGAACTCTTCTGCTTCCAGCTCCCCGGCGGGGGCAGCATCTACGTCTTCGAGACCCCCGACGAGACCATGATGGTCGACACCGGGTACGGCATCTACTACCCCGACGTCCTCGCGATGTTCAGGCACTATGGCATCGGCGACGGCACGAAACTGACGCGGGTGGTGATCACCCATGCCGACGCCGACCACTGCGGTGCGGGCGGCTTCTACGACGCCCCGGCGTACATGCACCCCGGCACCCTGGCCGAGATCGAGACCTCCGATCGCGCCTATGGCTCTCCTGCCGAGGGTTCGGTCCTGGAGACCGTCTATACGACGATGATCAACCTCTTCTCGCGGTTCAGCCCGCCGAAGAACTTCACCCTCTTCGGCGGCCCGACAGGCGAGGTACGGGGGATCTTCCCGGTCCTCGATCGGTTCACCTTCGGCGGCCGGACCTTCGAGGTGCTGGAAAGCCTTGGCGGCCACGTCCACGGTCTGGTCTACCTTTTCTGTCCCGAGGAGGGCATCCTCCTCACGAGCGACACGGTGATCAACTTCGGCAGTCTCACCGAGGCGAGGAAGGTCTACAACTCCCTCGCCGACTTCCTTGTCACCTCGGTGAACGTGGACTCGGGCCGGGCCAGGGAGGAGAGGCACGCCCTCCTCGACCTTGCGGCCGCGGTGGACCGCGACCTCACCGCGCAGGGAAAGCGCTGTATCATCTGCGGCGGCCACGGTGCGGTCTCCGTCCTGGCGAACGGCAAACTGCAGGTCTTCGGGGAGGTCGAACACTACACCCCGACAGGAAAAAAGGGAGACGAGACGGTCATTTCCTGA